Below is a window of Deinococcota bacterium DNA.
TGTTCGATATTCTGCCTGACGACGTGCAAGTCAGCGATGACGATGATCCGGAGTTGCACCAGGCACTCCGCGCTGCTACCCGGCTGGGCGATCCCAGCATCACCGTGATTCTTCTGCACCGGCGTGATGGACGTCTCTACCTCGAGCCTGATGGCGGCAAGCCTGTGGACCTCGAGCATGAACCTACATTCCAGCAGGCCAAAGACTTTCTCCAGCACTCGGTCAGCCTCAGCAACAAGGTCGTGTACTACCACCTGGCACAGCCAAAGCCCGAGCACCTTCCCAAGAGCTGGGAAAAGAGCGCCCTGCTGCGTCACGCTAGAGTCATTAAGCTCGAAAACAGCCTCTATCCTGTCACCGAAAAGCTAAAGCTGCGGCTCACTGATGACATGGGCATCGTTTACGATAGACAGGTTCCAGCACTTAGTTCAATCGTGTAAACTGGACTAAGGAGGCATGATGACTAAAGTCAATATGCATGAGGCAAAAACGAATTTCTCAAAACTCGTGGAGATGGCACTGAGAGGCGAGGAAGTCATCATCGCACGCCACGGTAAGCCACTGTTGAGGCTCACTCCGGTTGACACGCCTGCCGGGTT
It encodes the following:
- a CDS encoding type II toxin-antitoxin system prevent-host-death family antitoxin; this translates as MMTKVNMHEAKTNFSKLVEMALRGEEVIIARHGKPLLRLTPVDTPAGLRPVGLHRTPLSEEEAMEAMRPLDEAELQYWYNSSFEPDRGKRDED